AAGCCGTAGGGGTGGATCGGGTAGGCCGGATTCGGCACCAGCACCGCATCGCCGCGATCGACCGTCGCCATGGCGAGATGAGCAAGGCCTTCCTTGGAACCGATGGTGACGATGGCTTCCTTGTCGGGGTCGATGTCGACGTCGTAGCGCGTCTTGTACCAGTTGCAGATCGCAAGCCGCAGGCGCGGAATGCCACGCGACACCGAGTAGCGATGGGTGTCGCCGCGCTGCGCCGCTTCGACCATCTTGTCGACGATGTGCTTGGGCGTGGGCTGGTCGGGATTGCCCATGCTGAAGTCGATGATGTCTTCGCCCCGGCGGCGTGCCGCCATCTTCAGATCGCCCACGACATTGAAGACATAGGGCGGCAGGCGGTCGATGCGGGAAAATCCAGTGCTCACGGCGGTATTCGCTGACATGCGGTGGGATTGCAAGAGCCGGCAAAGCTAACTGCTTGACCGGACAGTGTCAAACGGATTACACCGCGCCTCGATAGGGAAATTTGTGTAAGAGTCCGCGTTCGCCGGTGACGGCGGCTGCGCCGGGTCGAGGTCCTGCGCTACCATGCCTCGCTCGTTACGCCGTCACTCTATTAGAACGGGAGAACCCGCAAGGCGATGGAAATGCCCTGCCCCGCCCATCGCCCCCTGGCCGGGCCCCGCCGAGCGGGGCCGACATGCTGATGCCGATGTCTATCCTCCGCGCGCGAGAGCGCGCTCCGCATCGACGCGAGGATGTCGACGAAGCCGTTGTCGAACTGCTGTTCGCCAATGCCCGTAACGGCGAAATCATCACCGCCACGGTCGCCACCCTGCTCGCCGCGAGCCAATGGACCAGCCTTGGCGGCGCGCGCGCCGGCGGTTGGCTGGTGACCATGCTCCTGATCGTGCTGGCACGCGGCGCCCTGCGACGCGCCTACCAGGCACGCGCGGTTCAGCCCGGCGACGACCAGGCCTGGGGGCGCGCCTTCACCCTCGGCGCGCTGGCGACCGGCATCGTGTGGGGCATGGCCGGACAGCTGCTGATGTTTTCGCCCGCGCTCGAGCACTCGTTCCTCATCATCCTCGTGATCGCCGGCATGACCTCGGCCGGCGTGCCCTATCTCGCGCCCTTGCCGCTGGCCTTCCACCTGTACGCGGCCGCCGCGATCCTGCCGACGGCGCTGCGCTTCCTCATGGGCGGCACGCCGCTGTACCTCAGCATCGGCGTGTTGATGCTGGTATACCTGCTCGGCATCCAGCGCAGCGCGCACCTGTTCGGCCGCTGGCTGCGCGAAGCGCGGCGCCTCGCCCGCGACCAGGCGAGCAAGGCCCAGGAACTGGAAATCATGGCGCGCGAACTGGCCGCGGCCCACGACCGCGCCCAGGCGGAAACCGCGCGCCGCCTGGAACTGGAACGCGGCCGTGCCGATCACGAAGCGCAAATCAACGCCTCGCTGGCGACGGTGGTCGACGAACGCACCGCCGAGCTGCGCGAAACCCTGGCCGCCATGACCGCCACCCGCGAGCAGCTCGACAGCGCGCTGGTGGCGGGGCGCATGGCGTTGTTCGAGGTCGACACCCGCACGCGCGCGGTGACGCTGTCGGATCACTGGTCGCAGATGCTCGGCGGCCCGCCGCGCGCCACCGCGACCAGCATGCAAGAGCTCATGCAACTCACGCATCCCGACGATCGTCCGGCCATCCGCCGCGCCTATCGCGACGCGCTGCGCGGCGCGAGCAGCGGCTACGTGGTCGATCACCGGGTGCGCGATCTGTTCGGCCGCTGGCTGTGGATAGAGAGCCGCGCGCGGGTGGTGTCGCGCAGCGACAGCGGGCGCGGCCTGGCGCTGGTCGGCACCAATTGCGACATCTCGGCGCGCAAGGAACATGAAAGCCGCCTGCGTCACCAGGCCTACCACGATCCCCTCACCGGCCTCGCCAACCGCGCCTTCCTGCGCGAACGCCTGCAGGAAATGATCTACCGCGCCGAGCGCAACAACCACGTGCTGGCGGTGCTGTGCCTGGACCTCGATCATTTCAAGGTCATCAACGATTCCAACGGTCACGCGGCCGGCGATCAACTGCTGCGCGCGGCGGCCGCGCGCCTTTCCAACTCGGTGCGCCAGGGCGACGTGGTGGTGAGACTCGGCGGCGACGAATTCGCGGTGCTGCTGGAAGGCCCGCTGCACACCGATGCCATCGCCGCCATCGCGCGCAAGATCCTGGCGCGCATCAGCAGCCCGATCACGGTCGACGACAACGAACACACCCTGTCCACCAGCATCGGCGTGAGCTGCTTCCCGACCGACGGACGCACACCCGACGAACTGCTGACGCGCGCGGATCTGGCGATGTACAGCGCCAAGGAATCCGGCCGCAACGATTTCCGCTTCTTCACCGCCGAACTGCACGATCAAATCCAGGAGAAGGCGCAGCTGATGGCGGGCCTGCAGGGCCCTTACCTGACGCACCAGC
The nucleotide sequence above comes from Pseudomonadota bacterium. Encoded proteins:
- a CDS encoding EAL domain-containing protein codes for the protein MSILRARERAPHRREDVDEAVVELLFANARNGEIITATVATLLAASQWTSLGGARAGGWLVTMLLIVLARGALRRAYQARAVQPGDDQAWGRAFTLGALATGIVWGMAGQLLMFSPALEHSFLIILVIAGMTSAGVPYLAPLPLAFHLYAAAAILPTALRFLMGGTPLYLSIGVLMLVYLLGIQRSAHLFGRWLREARRLARDQASKAQELEIMARELAAAHDRAQAETARRLELERGRADHEAQINASLATVVDERTAELRETLAAMTATREQLDSALVAGRMALFEVDTRTRAVTLSDHWSQMLGGPPRATATSMQELMQLTHPDDRPAIRRAYRDALRGASSGYVVDHRVRDLFGRWLWIESRARVVSRSDSGRGLALVGTNCDISARKEHESRLRHQAYHDPLTGLANRAFLRERLQEMIYRAERNNHVLAVLCLDLDHFKVINDSNGHAAGDQLLRAAAARLSNSVRQGDVVVRLGGDEFAVLLEGPLHTDAIAAIARKILARISSPITVDDNEHTLSTSIGVSCFPTDGRTPDELLTRADLAMYSAKESGRNDFRFFTAELHDQIQEKAQLMAGLQGPYLTHQLWLAYQPRVDSVGGEVLGVEALLRWSHPELGEISPERFVPLAEQTGIIVQLGEWALRTACAQFRAWLDEGFALERVAVNLSMRQLLEPDLVERIIAILGEFRLDPAHLELEITESMAMQHPDAVLETLSRLDQRGVRIGLDDFGTGYSSLAYLKRFPIDDLKIDRAFVRGVPHDAEDVAIARAILALARSLDLTPVAEGVETAEQRDFLKAEGCREMQGYLYGEPQSALTLNLRRSKGAASAA